Within Clostridia bacterium, the genomic segment GTATATGGCAGTCGGTGATCAAATAGCAGCTCTCACTCGGCGCTTCGTTCTTAAATCTCAGCTTTCTACAGGTGACACTGCCTCATGCCTCGCTTTGCAAGGTACTGCTGATGGTATTCCTCGGCGCGGTAGAAGGGTTGCGCTGGTTCGATTGCAGTCACGATAGGGCTCTTGAAGCGTGCTTGCGCCTTCTGCATCGATTCCTTCGCAACCCGCTCCTGCTCGGGTGAATGGAAGAAGATTGCGGAGCGATACTGCGTGCCTACGTCCGGGCCCTGGCGATTGAGCGTCGTGGGATTGTGCGTCTGCCAGAAATGCTCAACCAGTGTTTCGTACGAAACCTTGGCGGGATCGAAGGTGACTTCTACAACTTCAGCGTGCCCGGTCTCATCCGTGCATACGTCTTCGTAGGTTGGATTCTTCATGCTGCCGCCCTCATATCCAACAACCGCATCAACGACACCGGGAATCTCGCGAAACGATGCCTCAACACCCCAGAAGCATCCTGCTCCAAACGTAGCCCTCTCCAAAGCCATGATTCTCTCCTGCATGAGTTCTGTTCTGTCGCTATAGATGCGCCTTGAGCTACGAACGCTACATTGACTCTTGTCCTAGCCCTTTGATAGTTCTTCGCAGTCCCTCATCGTAGCCGACTGCTTCCGTGTACCCGAGCGCAGTGCGGATCCGGGATGTGTCGAGAATAATGTCTTGCTCGAAGTTGAACGAAACGTTTTCGACGACCGGCACGTCGGACGCCGGGAGTTGCGCCAAACGCTCAGCGACAGTCGGCGTGTGCTGCTCGCCGACGTTGAAGATTCCGCTTTGTCCGGAGAAGGCAGCCAGGACGATGGCAGCCGCCACATTCTCAACGTAAACGTGCGTCCAGCGCCACTGCGGATGATTTCGGAAGGGATGCACACTCGAGAAATCAGCGTTGGAGTCCTTTCCATACACCTTACCCAATCGCAGGATCGTGCATGGCAGATCGGTGGATAAAAGCTCGCGCTCGGCAAGTATCTTTTCGTACCAGTACTCCAGCACCTGCTCGGATTTCGCCATTTTGCGATAGGGATATAAGACAGTCCTTAGCGGCGATTCCTCCGTGAGCGGGCCAGCTTCAAGTGGGCCCGGCTCGATGCTAGTCAGCCGCCCGTAGGCGCGGTAAACGTCACCGCTGCTCACGCCAACGATGCGCTGCGCATACCCGCGAAAGAACTCGACAGCTGCACGTGCGTCCATCTCGCCCATGGGCACCATGTGAACGACGACGTCCGGTTCTGGGTTTCGCAACTCTGCGGGAAAAGCGAGCGCGCGCATCGGTTCGCCCGCGGCATGAACATGTCGAACTGCCATGTCGAAATGCGCCTCGTGTTCGCCGCGGTGGAACACGGTGATCTCATG encodes:
- a CDS encoding NAD-dependent epimerase/dehydratase family protein, with product MRVLVIGGTGSVGKHVVRQLAYAGHEITVFHRGEHEAHFDMAVRHVHAAGEPMRALAFPAELRNPEPDVVVHMVPMGEMDARAAVEFFRGYAQRIVGVSSGDVYRAYGRLTSIEPGPLEAGPLTEESPLRTVLYPYRKMAKSEQVLEYWYEKILAERELLSTDLPCTILRLGKVYGKDSNADFSSVHPFRNHPQWRWTHVYVENVAAAIVLAAFSGQSGIFNVGEQHTPTVAERLAQLPASDVPVVENVSFNFEQDIILDTSRIRTALGYTEAVGYDEGLRRTIKGLGQESM
- the msrA gene encoding peptide-methionine (S)-S-oxide reductase MsrA, yielding MALERATFGAGCFWGVEASFREIPGVVDAVVGYEGGSMKNPTYEDVCTDETGHAEVVEVTFDPAKVSYETLVEHFWQTHNPTTLNRQGPDVGTQYRSAIFFHSPEQERVAKESMQKAQARFKSPIVTAIEPAQPFYRAEEYHQQYLAKRGMRQCHL